From a region of the Helicobacter hepaticus ATCC 51449 genome:
- a CDS encoding c-type cytochrome: MKKLLLLTLLGFASLAFADAPAAFKKCVACHGPDAKKIAPGSKGDVTIAGMAKDDLLKKLKGYKAKTEDNGGAKAIMYGQMANVSDADIEALADYISKLPK; encoded by the coding sequence ATGAAAAAGTTGCTTTTACTCACACTTTTGGGTTTTGCTAGTCTTGCTTTCGCTGATGCTCCTGCAGCATTCAAAAAATGCGTTGCTTGTCACGGACCTGATGCAAAGAAAATTGCTCCGGGCAGCAAAGGTGATGTAACAATAGCTGGTATGGCAAAAGATGATTTGCTCAAAAAGCTTAAAGGTTACAAAGCTAAAACAGAAGATAATGGTGGTGCTAAGGCTATTATGTACGGACAGATGGCAAATGTAAGTGATGCTGATATTGAAGCATTAGCTGATTACATTTCTAAACTTCCTAAATAA
- a CDS encoding alanine racemase, whose product MSEIIIDSQSYKHNLNLISSHIGTSTELAIVLKDNAYGHGLEQISTLAREYGIKSVFVKNYAEAMQIKDDFPCITALYGMPQGTFPPHIAFVINHKEHISILPKGTNVELKVNAGMNRNGIQASEISEFVELILHRGLNLIGVFSHNGYGDDIDEEFERTQERFALIKQEIKELAQKYGFPLPRFHSLSSSGAIREAMNNNINDDLVRIGIAAYGYLDVAFENPISAKLRKVAALYADRISTRVLPQNARIGYSGCTKMDSKNIVSTYDIGYGDGFFRVSERHKVYTAKGYQILPRLSMDCFSCMCDESRICVFDDANTIAQAFGTITYEILTHLSPFIKRTII is encoded by the coding sequence ATGTCCGAAATAATTATTGATTCTCAATCTTACAAACACAATCTCAATCTCATATCTTCACACATCGGAACAAGCACAGAACTTGCTATTGTATTAAAAGATAATGCCTATGGACACGGCTTAGAGCAAATAAGTACTTTAGCGAGAGAATATGGCATTAAGAGTGTGTTTGTCAAAAACTATGCCGAAGCAATGCAAATCAAAGATGATTTTCCTTGTATTACTGCACTTTATGGAATGCCTCAAGGCACATTCCCTCCTCATATCGCCTTTGTTATTAATCATAAAGAACATATCTCTATCTTGCCAAAAGGCACAAATGTAGAATTAAAAGTGAATGCAGGAATGAATCGCAATGGCATACAAGCAAGTGAGATAAGTGAGTTTGTTGAACTTATTTTGCATCGGGGCTTAAACCTTATAGGTGTATTTTCACATAATGGCTATGGCGATGATATTGATGAAGAATTTGAACGCACACAGGAACGATTTGCACTTATCAAACAAGAAATCAAAGAATTAGCCCAAAAGTATGGATTTCCTCTGCCACGTTTTCACTCCCTAAGCTCCTCTGGGGCAATTCGGGAAGCAATGAATAATAACATTAATGATGATTTGGTGCGCATAGGTATTGCAGCGTATGGTTACCTTGATGTTGCCTTTGAGAATCCTATTAGCGCGAAATTACGCAAAGTTGCAGCCCTCTATGCTGATAGGATTTCTACACGTGTTTTACCCCAAAATGCGCGAATTGGTTATAGTGGTTGCACAAAGATGGATTCTAAAAATATAGTAAGCACTTATGATATAGGCTATGGTGATGGATTTTTCCGCGTGAGTGAGCGACACAAAGTCTATACTGCCAAAGGCTATCAAATCTTGCCCCGCTTGTCAATGGATTGCTTTTCTTGTATGTGTGATGAGAGTAGAATCTGTGTCTTTGATGATGCAAATACAATCGCTCAAGCTTTTGGCACAATCACCTATGAGATTCTAACTCATCTCTCGCCCTTTATCAAACGCACTATTATATAG
- a CDS encoding acyl-CoA dehydrogenase family protein — MLSLENLEQKAAEFGKVFVAPHTESIDKEARFPKEAYDELKKQGFMGLLVPKEYGGSGGNCSHHALTCYTLAQFDASTALCYMMHNVATACIATFGTKGQKEEFLPKIAKGEISFALAYSESGSGTHFGLPDITETEAGEYRILKGRKSFVTSAQQANYYLTYTNSCKVNGGKNNWITPNNVEGIYHEEGVWNGLGMRGNVSKPVQYNDVKLHTKQYLLGKDGEGEAQAGVVAMYFVVGLGAVYSGVGKASYECALSHCKSRKYTDGSSLADKELVRIHIAELYTKTQSQIALVYEAARAFDNKESDAMCKIFACRINATHLVMDICALAMRLGGGKAYSKILPLERYLRDAFASQVMAPSLDILQVWLSDALLPKE, encoded by the coding sequence ATGTTAAGTTTGGAAAACTTAGAACAAAAAGCAGCGGAGTTTGGTAAGGTATTTGTTGCTCCTCATACAGAATCTATTGACAAAGAAGCAAGATTCCCAAAAGAAGCCTATGATGAGCTCAAAAAGCAAGGGTTTATGGGGCTACTTGTGCCTAAAGAGTATGGCGGAAGCGGTGGAAATTGCTCTCATCACGCTTTAACTTGTTATACTTTAGCACAATTTGATGCTTCTACTGCACTTTGTTATATGATGCACAATGTTGCAACGGCTTGTATTGCAACTTTTGGGACAAAGGGGCAAAAAGAGGAATTTTTGCCAAAAATAGCAAAAGGGGAGATTTCTTTTGCTCTTGCTTATAGTGAAAGTGGCTCTGGGACACACTTTGGTTTGCCTGATATAACAGAGACAGAAGCGGGAGAGTATAGAATCTTAAAAGGGCGCAAAAGCTTTGTAACTTCGGCTCAACAAGCTAACTATTATCTTACTTATACAAATTCTTGCAAGGTAAATGGTGGTAAAAATAATTGGATTACACCCAATAATGTGGAGGGTATTTATCACGAAGAGGGCGTGTGGAATGGGTTAGGTATGCGCGGAAATGTCTCAAAACCTGTGCAATATAATGATGTGAAGCTTCATACAAAACAATATTTGCTAGGCAAAGACGGAGAGGGTGAAGCGCAAGCTGGAGTTGTAGCAATGTATTTTGTCGTGGGGCTTGGAGCGGTGTATAGCGGTGTGGGAAAGGCTTCTTATGAATGCGCACTTAGTCATTGTAAGAGTAGAAAATATACTGATGGCTCCTCTTTGGCAGATAAAGAGTTAGTGAGAATCCATATCGCAGAACTCTATACCAAAACGCAAAGCCAAATTGCACTTGTTTATGAGGCTGCAAGGGCATTTGATAATAAAGAATCTGATGCAATGTGCAAAATATTTGCGTGTAGGATTAACGCCACACATCTTGTTATGGATATTTGTGCTCTTGCAATGCGACTTGGTGGAGGAAAAGCTTATAGTAAGATCTTACCACTAGAGCGATATTTGCGAGATGCGTTCGCTTCACAAGTAATGGCGCCAAGTCTTGATATTTTACAAGTGTGGCTCTCTGATGCACTTTTACCAAAGGAGTAA
- a CDS encoding 2-hydroxyacyl-CoA dehydratase: MTQKMTPHINSWQTPDSQSLIIKTENKRELKRVPFTAEMKQTHTILVPMMLPVHFELLVKILHLHGYNAELLHNDGKGVVDEGLRNVHNDTCYPALLVIGQMIDALKSGKWDLQKVALLITQTGGGCRASNYIYLLRKALNKAGFGNIPVISLNFSGLEADQGFSVTRPMLQNLLNAIVYGDLIMHIANQCRPYEKNKGDTDAMVDKWVRRITSEGTNEGLRKYSALKKDMKLILDDFASIPRDTKQKVRVGIVGEIYIKFSPLGNNNLEDFLLAEDCEVVIPGFMDFCLYCINDTIVGGKMYGGTLMQALIYRVVYWFFASKQIDTIKAIKKHGVFRAPTAFKYTKKAVQGYVSEGMNMGEGWLLTAEMLELIEQGVENIVCTQPFGCLPNHIVGRGMMKTIKERNPQSNIVSIDYDPGATKVNQENRIKLMLSNAKKAHTANA; the protein is encoded by the coding sequence ATGACACAAAAAATGACCCCTCATATTAATTCTTGGCAAACGCCAGATTCTCAATCGTTGATTATCAAAACAGAAAATAAGCGCGAACTTAAACGCGTGCCATTTACTGCAGAGATGAAGCAAACACATACAATTCTTGTGCCGATGATGTTGCCTGTTCATTTTGAATTGCTTGTAAAAATCTTGCACTTACACGGCTATAATGCGGAGCTTTTGCATAATGATGGGAAAGGCGTGGTAGATGAAGGTTTGCGCAATGTCCATAATGATACTTGTTATCCTGCATTGCTTGTGATTGGGCAAATGATTGATGCGCTTAAAAGTGGTAAGTGGGATTTGCAAAAAGTCGCATTACTGATTACGCAAACAGGAGGGGGTTGTCGTGCAAGTAATTATATTTATCTCTTGCGAAAAGCTCTCAATAAAGCGGGATTTGGGAATATTCCTGTTATCTCTCTTAATTTTAGTGGATTAGAAGCTGACCAAGGCTTTAGCGTTACGCGCCCAATGCTACAAAATCTTTTAAACGCAATTGTGTATGGGGATTTGATAATGCATATTGCTAATCAATGCCGTCCTTATGAGAAAAATAAAGGTGATACCGATGCAATGGTAGATAAATGGGTGCGTCGCATTACAAGTGAGGGCACGAATGAGGGATTAAGAAAATATAGTGCGCTCAAAAAAGATATGAAACTTATCCTTGATGATTTTGCCTCTATCCCTAGAGATACCAAGCAAAAAGTGCGCGTAGGCATTGTAGGTGAGATTTATATCAAATTCTCTCCGCTTGGCAATAATAATCTTGAAGATTTCCTTTTAGCAGAAGATTGTGAGGTTGTAATTCCGGGCTTTATGGACTTTTGCTTGTATTGTATCAATGATACAATTGTGGGTGGCAAAATGTATGGTGGCACACTTATGCAAGCGCTTATTTATCGTGTGGTGTATTGGTTTTTTGCAAGCAAACAAATTGATACAATTAAAGCCATTAAAAAGCACGGTGTATTTAGAGCACCCACTGCGTTTAAATACACGAAAAAAGCGGTGCAAGGCTATGTCTCTGAAGGTATGAATATGGGCGAGGGGTGGTTGCTTACTGCTGAAATGCTTGAACTCATTGAGCAAGGTGTGGAAAACATTGTTTGCACCCAACCTTTTGGTTGTCTGCCTAATCATATTGTAGGACGCGGTATGATGAAAACGATAAAAGAGCGCAACCCACAAAGCAATATCGTCTCCATTGACTATGACCCGGGTGCGACAAAAGTTAATCAAGAAAATCGCATCAAGCTTATGTTAAGCAATGCTAAAAAGGCGCACACTGCAAATGCTTAA
- a CDS encoding glycoside hydrolase family 25 protein: protein MRLQYLRYLVFLRRVGKFAIRIGVLCVLGFIFFILQHNGVVWFNMPSDKAYPIKGVDVSAHQGQIEWKILKEQGISFAFIKATEGSKWVDKRFAYNFENAHNQGLFVGAYHFFSFDSSGLTQAENFIRNVQNDKSPKRLPPVIDIEFYGTKASNPPSAQSVYKELDKLLLHLEQYYGVKPIIYTTPSFYDMYLRGRYKDNPLWIRSVFFAPHSLWARLFNVYFDKNSWIFWQYNPKGVLKGYSGAEKYIDLNVFNGGQIELEQWLKKNKE, encoded by the coding sequence TACGGCGAGTAGGGAAGTTTGCCATTCGTATAGGTGTGCTATGTGTGTTAGGTTTTATTTTTTTTATTTTGCAGCATAATGGTGTAGTGTGGTTTAATATGCCAAGTGATAAGGCATATCCTATCAAAGGTGTAGATGTCTCTGCTCATCAGGGGCAAATTGAATGGAAGATTCTAAAAGAGCAAGGCATTAGCTTTGCTTTTATCAAAGCCACAGAGGGAAGCAAATGGGTAGATAAACGTTTTGCATATAATTTTGAAAATGCACATAATCAAGGATTATTTGTAGGAGCTTATCATTTTTTTAGCTTTGATAGCAGTGGGCTTACGCAGGCAGAAAATTTTATTCGTAATGTGCAAAATGATAAATCTCCTAAGAGATTACCTCCTGTGATAGATATAGAATTTTATGGCACAAAGGCAAGCAATCCTCCAAGTGCTCAATCTGTATATAAAGAGCTTGATAAGCTTCTTTTGCACTTAGAGCAATACTATGGAGTAAAGCCTATTATTTATACAACACCTAGTTTTTATGATATGTATTTGCGTGGGCGATATAAAGATAATCCATTATGGATACGTTCGGTATTTTTTGCCCCACATTCTCTATGGGCAAGGTTGTTTAATGTGTATTTTGATAAAAACTCGTGGATATTTTGGCAGTATAATCCAAAAGGTGTATTAAAGGGATATAGCGGGGCTGAAAAGTATATTGATTTAAATGTGTTTAATGGAGGACAAATAGAGCTAGAACAATGGCTTAAAAAGAATAAGGAATAA
- a CDS encoding phosphate/phosphite/phosphonate ABC transporter substrate-binding protein — translation MKSILVGAVAYAPQIVPIWDTIREYANDYFKDIRLDYVLFSNYERQVQWLKEGKIDIAWNTNVAFIRSKHCTNNGAEAILMRDTDIGFKSVFVAKRDTMKGLEDLKGKKFGLGSLDSAQAAIMPLFYLQQSALNLREMPLDSLNQKGTDDMLRIFRFNSDVGKHGDTGRSEFDVLDKIKSGELDAGAIGSTTWVRVMQEGNYPQMVNFYTSPDYCHCNFTTLKSFDSYLKRSFVEMMKSQNALKNDPKIAHMMSLEGLNEWVLCDQDALKGYEEIAQAMKEQHLLDIANY, via the coding sequence ATGAAGTCAATTTTAGTAGGTGCAGTGGCGTATGCGCCACAAATTGTCCCTATTTGGGATACGATTAGGGAATATGCTAATGATTATTTTAAAGATATAAGGCTAGATTATGTGTTATTTAGCAACTATGAGCGGCAAGTGCAGTGGCTTAAAGAGGGAAAAATAGATATTGCTTGGAATACAAATGTGGCTTTTATTCGCTCTAAGCATTGCACAAATAATGGTGCAGAGGCAATTTTAATGCGCGATACTGATATTGGCTTTAAAAGTGTATTTGTAGCCAAGAGAGATACAATGAAGGGCTTAGAGGATTTGAAGGGTAAAAAATTTGGTTTAGGGAGTTTAGATTCTGCTCAAGCGGCGATTATGCCTTTATTTTACTTGCAGCAAAGTGCATTGAATCTTAGAGAAATGCCACTTGATTCACTCAATCAAAAAGGCACAGATGATATGCTTAGAATCTTCCGCTTTAATAGCGATGTGGGCAAACACGGCGATACAGGGCGAAGTGAATTTGATGTGCTGGATAAAATAAAAAGTGGAGAATTAGATGCAGGAGCTATTGGCTCTACTACTTGGGTGAGGGTTATGCAAGAGGGAAATTATCCTCAAATGGTGAATTTTTACACAAGCCCTGATTATTGTCATTGTAATTTTACAACCCTAAAAAGTTTTGATTCTTACTTAAAAAGAAGCTTTGTAGAAATGATGAAATCACAAAATGCCCTTAAAAATGACCCAAAAATTGCACATATGATGAGTTTAGAGGGACTTAATGAATGGGTTTTATGCGATCAAGATGCACTGAAGGGTTATGAAGAGATTGCTCAAGCAATGAAAGAACAACATCTTTTAGACATAGCGAATTATTAA
- the recR gene encoding recombination mediator RecR: MNQYKSSLKAFSELISTLEKLPAIGKKSAQKMAYALCMENKFLGLNIAHAIENAALLVQKCHKCFGISESEICDICLDSSRENGELCIVANPRDIFTLEDMGEFKGRYFVLDSQGDLEQIDFTLLNQRIDTESVREIIFALSPSLANEAIMLYIEDKIKMPLHFSKIAQGVPTGIGLDAIDQLSLSRAMSLRVKL, translated from the coding sequence ATGAATCAATATAAATCCAGCCTTAAAGCGTTTTCAGAGCTTATCTCTACACTTGAGAAACTCCCCGCCATTGGCAAAAAAAGTGCGCAAAAAATGGCATATGCTCTCTGTATGGAAAACAAATTCTTAGGGCTTAATATCGCTCACGCCATTGAAAATGCTGCCCTTTTGGTGCAAAAATGCCATAAATGTTTTGGTATAAGCGAAAGCGAGATTTGTGATATTTGTCTTGATAGTTCAAGGGAAAATGGAGAATTATGCATCGTAGCAAATCCACGTGATATTTTTACGCTTGAAGATATGGGAGAATTTAAGGGGCGATATTTTGTGCTAGATTCACAAGGAGATTTAGAGCAAATTGACTTTACGCTCCTTAATCAAAGAATTGATACCGAATCTGTGCGTGAAATTATTTTTGCACTCTCGCCAAGTCTTGCAAATGAAGCAATTATGCTCTATATTGAAGATAAAATTAAAATGCCTTTGCATTTTAGCAAAATCGCACAAGGTGTGCCCACAGGGATAGGACTAGATGCTATTGACCAGCTCTCTCTTTCGCGTGCAATGAGTTTGCGCGTCAAGCTTTAA
- a CDS encoding alpha/beta fold hydrolase, with protein sequence MQKNITEEIFIQKDNSFISAQDGLRIFYDVYMPSILSEYVVVIQIAHGMVEHKGRYEWVGKSLAKAGFIVAINDHRGHGKSIDRYHIWGEMKGSAQNEANNASGFDKAVADMHQLTLLLKQHFKPQKFVLLGHSMGSLLARSYLKSYKHELDTLILSGSPAYNPLVGFGQALAQMLNVCRLEQWGKHLINNLSFGSFNKPFLHNEDEDNTKGGFAWLCRDKAIVEAYKADSACQFIFSLESFIGLFEGMRQVNDMRGLQGENLPLLIISGSCDSCGDFGAGVEKIAYQYEQCGFNVELILYEGARHEILNEINKEQVLEDILNFI encoded by the coding sequence ATGCAAAAAAATATTACAGAAGAAATTTTTATACAAAAAGATAATAGTTTTATTTCAGCACAAGATGGACTTAGAATCTTTTATGATGTATATATGCCAAGCATTTTGTCAGAGTATGTTGTTGTCATTCAAATAGCACACGGTATGGTAGAACATAAAGGACGTTATGAGTGGGTAGGCAAATCTCTTGCCAAAGCGGGATTTATTGTGGCGATAAATGATCATAGAGGGCACGGAAAGAGTATTGATAGGTATCATATATGGGGTGAAATGAAGGGAAGTGCACAAAATGAGGCAAATAATGCCAGTGGATTTGATAAAGCAGTGGCAGATATGCACCAGCTTACGCTTTTGCTCAAACAGCATTTTAAGCCGCAAAAATTTGTCTTACTTGGGCATTCTATGGGTTCTCTACTTGCGCGTAGTTACCTTAAAAGTTATAAACACGAGCTTGATACACTTATTTTATCAGGCTCACCTGCATACAATCCACTTGTTGGCTTTGGACAAGCATTGGCACAGATGCTTAATGTCTGCCGACTTGAGCAATGGGGGAAGCATTTAATTAATAATCTTTCTTTTGGCAGTTTTAATAAACCATTTTTACACAATGAGGATGAAGATAATACAAAAGGTGGCTTTGCGTGGCTTTGTCGCGATAAAGCCATAGTAGAGGCATATAAGGCAGATAGTGCGTGTCAGTTTATTTTCAGTCTAGAGAGCTTTATAGGACTTTTTGAGGGTATGAGACAGGTAAATGATATGCGAGGGCTACAAGGAGAGAATCTTCCGCTTTTAATTATAAGTGGTAGCTGTGATAGTTGTGGAGATTTTGGTGCAGGTGTAGAGAAAATTGCATATCAATATGAGCAATGCGGCTTTAATGTGGAGTTGATACTTTATGAGGGTGCAAGACACGAGATTTTAAATGAAATAAATAAAGAGCAAGTATTAGAAGATATTTTAAACTTTATATGA
- a CDS encoding ferritin-like domain-containing protein, translated as MQNSLKSVCFMGGLPLGTLFFMRLENAFLLTEKGALIEVVSDVDNLENDLIMWCAFKGEEFVQKCAISQNADSKGNFVYILCKKSPTRFQKFDCHSHISPSAQGLAPNGVQVELASPNYHFGIESNNIWSSNALQIYEDSKKSQWNATTDIKWQEIPEFSPALQFAIAQIMTYLTENEFSALYIPARFLGQISPFFTPIPLLLSSIIGDESRHIESFIKRANITGLGVQYSTLTTQQSLFSLWNEKDYFKSSFLLHIMGEGTFIDLLKFLEESFRALGDEASAYLLALARKDESRHVAYGINNVKQAIAQNPAKIAALKEVVFARKNYLDAQSGESSLLLESMALLRGGGEDSALISNGFEEVQELKKKMEKNRTKRLVECGIDEELALDLSRAHTPNFM; from the coding sequence ATGCAAAATTCTTTGAAATCCGTCTGCTTTATGGGTGGCTTACCGCTTGGCACACTCTTTTTTATGCGACTTGAAAATGCTTTTTTATTAACAGAAAAAGGCGCATTGATAGAAGTTGTAAGTGATGTAGATAATTTAGAAAATGACCTTATTATGTGGTGTGCTTTCAAAGGTGAGGAGTTTGTCCAAAAGTGTGCAATAAGTCAAAATGCAGATTCTAAGGGTAATTTTGTGTATATCTTGTGCAAAAAATCCCCCACAAGATTCCAAAAATTTGATTGTCATTCTCACATAAGTCCATCGGCGCAAGGTTTAGCACCAAATGGTGTGCAAGTGGAATTGGCAAGTCCAAATTATCATTTTGGTATAGAATCTAATAATATTTGGAGCAGTAATGCTTTGCAAATTTATGAGGATTCTAAAAAGTCGCAATGGAATGCCACCACAGATATAAAATGGCAAGAAATACCAGAGTTTAGCCCAGCCCTGCAATTTGCAATCGCACAGATTATGACTTATTTAACTGAAAATGAGTTTTCAGCTCTGTATATCCCCGCACGATTTTTAGGGCAGATTTCACCCTTTTTCACGCCTATTCCGCTTTTACTCTCTTCTATTATCGGTGATGAGAGCCGACATATAGAATCTTTTATCAAAAGGGCAAATATTACAGGGCTTGGTGTGCAATACTCCACACTTACAACACAACAAAGCCTTTTTAGCCTGTGGAATGAGAAAGATTATTTCAAATCTAGCTTTTTGCTGCATATTATGGGGGAAGGGACTTTCATTGATTTATTAAAGTTTTTAGAGGAGAGCTTTAGGGCATTAGGAGATGAGGCGAGTGCATATTTACTTGCTTTAGCAAGGAAAGATGAAAGTCGCCACGTTGCCTATGGAATCAATAATGTGAAACAAGCAATAGCACAAAATCCTGCCAAAATTGCTGCCTTAAAGGAAGTCGTTTTTGCGCGTAAAAATTATTTAGACGCACAAAGTGGCGAATCCTCCCTGCTTTTAGAATCTATGGCTCTATTGCGTGGAGGAGGTGAGGATAGCGCATTAATTTCGAATGGATTTGAGGAGGTGCAGGAATTAAAGAAAAAAATGGAGAAAAATCGCACAAAGCGGCTTGTGGAATGTGGCATTGATGAGGAACTTGCCCTTGATTTAAGCAGGGCTCATACACCTAATTTTATGTAA
- the dnaJ gene encoding molecular chaperone DnaJ: METFDYYEILEITRTSDKETIKKAYRKMALKYHPDRNPDDKDAEEQFKRVNEAYEVLSDDSKRQIYDKYGKEGLQNSGFSGFSGRDFSDIFGDLGSIFESAFGANFGFSTQKRGGGKYNLDEIVGLELSFTEAVFGCKKEIHNSFKIACSDCKGTGAKGGKLNTCKDCGGKGQVYMRQGFMTFAQTCPTCKGEGQSASEKCSKCKGSGFEISEESFEVSIPEGIDDGNRIRIGGRGNADKNGSRGDLYIAVSVAEDENFVRDGENVYIEVPVFFTSIVLGTTLKIPSLRGELELKIPPNTRDKEQFVFDNEGIKDVNSAYRGKFVAQIKITYPPKLNAEQRALTEKLQESFGIESEPYKNVFEECFTKVKQWLHKHSKNDKDTTK; this comes from the coding sequence TTGGAGACATTTGATTATTATGAAATCCTTGAAATTACGCGCACAAGTGATAAGGAGACAATCAAAAAAGCTTATCGTAAAATGGCACTTAAATATCACCCTGATAGAAACCCTGATGATAAAGATGCAGAAGAGCAGTTTAAACGCGTGAATGAAGCCTATGAGGTGCTAAGCGATGATTCTAAGCGCCAAATTTATGATAAATATGGCAAGGAAGGCTTGCAAAATTCAGGTTTTAGTGGTTTTAGCGGTCGCGATTTTAGTGATATTTTTGGGGATTTGGGTTCAATTTTTGAATCTGCATTCGGTGCCAACTTTGGATTCTCAACTCAAAAACGAGGCGGGGGTAAATATAATTTAGATGAGATTGTGGGATTAGAGTTAAGCTTTACAGAAGCCGTATTTGGGTGCAAAAAAGAAATTCATAATAGTTTTAAAATTGCGTGTAGTGATTGTAAAGGCACAGGTGCTAAAGGTGGCAAACTCAATACTTGCAAGGATTGTGGTGGTAAGGGACAGGTATATATGCGACAAGGATTTATGACTTTTGCGCAAACTTGTCCTACTTGCAAGGGTGAGGGGCAAAGTGCAAGCGAGAAATGCTCCAAATGTAAGGGTAGCGGGTTTGAGATAAGTGAGGAGAGCTTTGAAGTGAGTATCCCTGAAGGCATTGATGATGGGAATAGAATCCGCATTGGTGGGCGAGGAAATGCTGATAAGAATGGTAGCAGGGGAGATTTATATATTGCCGTGAGTGTTGCAGAAGATGAAAATTTTGTGCGTGATGGAGAGAATGTTTATATTGAAGTGCCGGTATTTTTTACTTCAATCGTGCTTGGCACAACGCTTAAGATTCCATCTTTGCGTGGAGAATTAGAGCTTAAAATCCCGCCAAATACACGGGATAAAGAGCAATTTGTTTTTGATAATGAGGGGATAAAAGATGTCAATAGCGCATACAGAGGGAAGTTTGTCGCACAGATTAAAATCACTTATCCTCCAAAGCTTAATGCCGAGCAAAGAGCGCTTACTGAAAAGCTTCAAGAAAGCTTTGGCATTGAGAGCGAGCCTTATAAGAATGTTTTTGAAGAGTGCTTTACAAAAGTCAAGCAATGGTTACATAAGCATAGTAAAAATGACAAAGACACTACAAAATAG
- the truD gene encoding tRNA pseudouridine(13) synthase TruD — protein sequence MSPHLPQFTNISRIYPFTHTPIECYFNTSPRDFVIKEIPLYEPSGSGEHLLLYVRKKGLSTFELLNILSSSLGCRVRDIGYAGLKDKAATSYQYLSIHRSLQNRLESALPHLHSQHIKILTITPHNHKLKIGHLKGNSFFMRLKKVSSNNATKLHSTLELLAHSGFPNYFGNQRFGKEGDNFQSGKAISEHKLTLKNKKISNFLISSYQSHLFNAWLSSRIQLAQILRSFKPNEVLRALQSPNFPTLHTFAKSCTPQLIKTLQSQKQPFVILQGDIMCHYPFGKNFVCDDTLIESTRFLQKDIAPTGALCGTKFTHSKCLAYDIEEQFLDSQIKANGTRRYAWVWAENIEGRYIPQEAHFELHFHLPKGSYATIFLESLLSTHNC from the coding sequence ATGTCGCCGCACCTTCCCCAGTTTACAAACATTTCTAGAATCTACCCCTTTACACACACTCCCATAGAATGCTATTTCAACACCTCACCTCGCGATTTTGTGATTAAAGAAATTCCTCTTTATGAGCCAAGCGGAAGTGGTGAGCATTTATTACTTTATGTGCGTAAAAAAGGCTTAAGCACTTTTGAACTCTTAAATATTCTTTCTAGCTCATTAGGTTGTAGAGTGCGTGATATTGGCTATGCAGGGCTTAAAGACAAAGCAGCTACAAGCTATCAATATTTAAGCATTCATCGCTCTTTACAAAATCGTCTTGAATCTGCCTTGCCTCATTTACACTCTCAACATATTAAAATTCTCACTATCACACCTCACAACCATAAACTCAAAATCGGACATCTCAAGGGGAATAGCTTTTTTATGCGCCTCAAAAAAGTTTCCTCAAACAATGCTACTAAACTTCATTCCACATTAGAATTACTCGCTCATAGTGGATTCCCAAATTATTTTGGTAATCAACGTTTTGGCAAAGAAGGGGATAATTTTCAAAGTGGAAAAGCTATCAGTGAGCACAAACTCACGCTTAAAAACAAAAAAATAAGCAATTTTCTCATCTCAAGCTACCAAAGTCATCTTTTTAATGCGTGGCTTAGCTCAAGGATACAACTCGCACAAATACTTCGCTCTTTTAAGCCAAATGAAGTTTTAAGAGCACTGCAAAGCCCAAATTTTCCTACTTTGCATACTTTTGCCAAGTCTTGCACACCTCAACTCATTAAAACTTTGCAAAGCCAAAAACAACCATTTGTGATTCTACAAGGTGATATAATGTGCCATTATCCATTTGGCAAAAACTTTGTATGCGATGATACATTAATAGAATCTACACGTTTTTTGCAAAAAGATATTGCTCCCACGGGCGCGCTCTGTGGCACAAAATTCACTCATTCAAAATGCCTTGCCTATGATATTGAAGAACAATTTTTAGATTCTCAAATCAAAGCAAATGGCACAAGACGTTATGCGTGGGTGTGGGCAGAAAATATAGAGGGGCGATATATTCCACAAGAGGCACATTTTGAATTGCATTTTCATCTCCCTAAAGGAAGCTATGCCACTATTTTCCTTGAAAGCCTACTTAGCACACATAATTGTTAA